ATATGACTTCGGTATTGGCTGTTAATCGTGAAGTAAAATAAATAACAGAAATAAATACAAATAAAGGTGCAAGAAGCAATCCAATCCAAGGAATAAAATTAAAGTAATAATCAAAAATAACTGCTTTAAAAGGAGCTTGGTTGCTAATTAAGTTGTCTATTTTCTCAGTGATGTCTATTACAACTGCAATCAATGTCAATAAAAATATAGCAAAGAAAAAAGTTACTAAAAATTGTTTAATGATATATTTGTCTAATACTTTAAACATGTATTTAATAATTTTTTATCAATTTATAATTGATGCTAATAGAGTCATTAGGAAATTTAGTCACTAAATATCTTCTGATTGAACTTTCCATTTCTTTAGGAATCATATCGTCAGTAACAATAAATAGTGGAATATGAGTTTTTGATGCATCTACGAAATTCATATCAATAATACCAAATGCTTTAACTTTAGGTTCAATAGCATGAAGCTCAGTTAATATATCTTTTTCTTCTTGATTTTGATTATGAATAGCCGCTTGTAAATTCTGATAAGCCACTAAACTATCTTGTAGTGCAACAATTTTTTGTTGATCGGCAGTTTCCTTTTCAGAACTTTGGGCAATATATTCCTTAGCAGATTTGAATTTAATACTAGGATTTTTTAAACCATAAAACTCCGAATTTTCTATTATAATTTTTTGAACATTACTATCAATATCAGACAAAGTAAATACTTCAATTTCGTTTTTAGTATAAGAACTATTGTACTTTAGTACAGGAATGTTTTTATTTTCAATTTCATCTGCAACATAGTTTTTAGTGTTTTCGGTAAACTTGGTTTTTTGTACTAGTGTATATCCCATGTAAATACTTGGAATAATTGTAAGTAGTATTATTAAATAAAATATAGTATTAATTCTTTTTTTACTAATTCCTTCAGCATAAACAAAATTAGGTACTCTAAAAATAACTTTAGATACCATAAATGTAGCAAAGGCAATCATTACACAATTAATAATAAATAAGTAAGTAGCACCAGCAAAGCAAGAAAAATTAAAATTGGCAATTCCAAATCCAGCTACACAGAGTGGAGGCATTAATGCAGTAGCAATGGCAACACCTGGAATAATATTACTTTTTTCTTTTCTAGTAAAAGCAACAATACCTGCTACACCACCAAAAAAAGCAATTAAAACATCGTAAGCAGTTGGAAAAGTTCGACCAGTTATTTCACTTCCCATTTCTTTAAACGGACTTATCCAAAAATAAATGCTAGCAGTAACTACACTTATTATTACAAAAGTGAGGAAGTTTTTCGCTGCTTGTTTAAACATCTCTAGGTTGAAAGTTGCTAGTGCATAACCAATACCAATAATTGGTCCCATTAATGGCGAAATTAACATAGCACCAATAATTACAGCAGTAGAATTCATATTTAAACCAACAGAAGCAATTAAAATAGCGGCAATTAAAGCCCAAAGGTTAGTGCCTTTAAACTCGCTGGCTTGTTTAATATTACTAACAATAAGTGTTTCATTCAATTGGTCTATACGCAAATCGAAATACGATTTTAAGATAGATTTAATTGGATTTATGCTCATCTATAGATAAATTTTGTCTAAAAATAAGCTTTATTCTGAATAATTAATTTAATAAGATGGCATTATTGACCAAGATATAGTAATTTTGAACTATATATGATTAAACACATACCAAATTCGTTGACCATTTTTAATTTATTATGTGGTATTACTGCTATCATCTTTTGTTTATATGGAGATTATAATAAAGTACCAATTTTAATGGCTTTAGCATTATTAGCCGATTTTTTAGATGGTTTTGTTGCACGAGCATTAAAAGTAAAATCTGATATTGGAGCACAATTAGATTCATTAGCTGATATGGTAACCTTTGGTGTGTTACCAGCTATTATGATATATACTATGTTATCGTATAAATCTATTTTGCCACCAATGGAAACAACAGCCAATATATTACAGTATGAGTTGCCTTTAAATATTACAACACCATACGCTTTTATTGCTTTGGTTTATGCTATGGCTGCTTGTTGGCGATTGGCAAAGTTTAATATTGATACTAGACAAACAGAAAATTTTATTGGCGTAGCAACACCAGCAGCAGCAATATTTGTATTAGGACTGTATATGTCATTCAACACTGTTTATGTAAACCATTTAGATTGGTTTTATCATCACAAAGGTATGCTAGATGGATTTATTTATCATTTGCCATTAACAATCGTTTTTAAATCATCTGTGATAATTGTATATACATTACTGATTTCTTTTTTAATGGTGAGTGAAATTCCATTTTTTAGTTTAAAAGGAAATCCGTTTAAAAATAAGTGGTTTCTAGCAGTTATCGTATTGAGTTTACCAATGCCATTTTTATTAGGTTGGATGTCTTTATCAAAAATAATTGGTATTTATATTTTTATTAATATCATTAAATTTTTTGTAGACAGAAATAAAGTAAAAAAAGAAATATAGTTTAATGTCTAATTTAGTAATAAAAGTTTTTATATGAAATAGTGTACTTATTATAGTTCTGTTTTAATAATATTTTTCTAGTTTAATCTTTGTAATCATTTTATATAAAGAAACTCCAATATACACTTTTATAACTAACTAGAAATAGGTATATTCGTGCAAAATAAAACCTATGTCTAGAAAATTGTATTTACTCTTATGCTTATTTTTAATTGTTGGCATTGCTCAAGCAGAACAAAAATATTTGGTTTCGTACGAGTTGGTAAAACAACACACCAAATCTAGTATCGATTCTATTTGGAAGGCACATAAAATTCCAAAATTGGTATTGCCAATAAACAATGATGTAGATATTTATGAAGTCATTTATTTAGTTCCTTGGATTGATAGCACAATGAGAAAAGCTTCTGCTATAGTTTATGTTCCTAGAAATGTAAAAAAAACAAATTCATTTCCTATTATGATGTATGGTCATGGAACGGAAATTCATAAAGACAGAACCATTTCTGATGATAATGCACAGCAAGGTATTTGTTTAGGTTTTGCAACAGATGGTTACATTGCACTACATCCAGATTATTATGGATTGGGAAAAGGTGAAGGAAAACACTTGTATCAACATGCTTGGTCAGAAGCAATGTCATTTATATATTTATTATATGCATTTGATGAAATGAAAGATGTAATCAATATACAATACGATGGTCAGTTGTTTTTAACTGGATATTCGCAAGGTGGACATTCGTCTTTTGCAGCTCAAAAATATTTAGAAGCATTAAACGATCCAAGATTTCAGGTAACGGCAACTTCGCCAATGTCTGGTGCCTATAATATGGTAGGTGAGCAAGAAAAATATATGTTTCAAGAGTATCCAAGACCATTTTATTTGCCTTTTTTGTTGGTTTCGTACCAAGAAGCATACCATGTTTTAGATATAGATAATATATATGATATTTTTCGTTCTCCATTAGATACTTTGTTGCCAAAATTCTTTGAGAATAATAAAAATTTGTCCTATGGTGAGTTAGATAAAGCACTACCTAAAATTCCAAAAGATATTGTAAAACAAAAATATATAGATGAATATTTAAATAATCCGAATTTTGAATTTAAACAACGGCTTAAAGAAAATAGTTTAGACAAAAATTGGGTAGCGAAAGCACCAACGCAATTGTGTTTTTGCAAAGGCGATAGGGAAGTGCATTACACCAATTCTATCGATGTGTATAATGAAATGACAAAAAAAGGGAAGGAAGATATTGTACTTCAAAACTTAAGTGATCATTTAGACCATAATACTTGTGCGGCCTTTTCTGTTTTAGCTACAAAATATTATTTCGATAGATTTAAAGATAAAGGCAAAAATCCAAAGATGAAGTCATTGCCAAAGTTTAAGCAGTTTCTTATGAATTTTGTTAAGAAAAAAGAAGAAAAGAAATACTTAGAAGAAGGCAAAGATGATGCTAGGTTTTAAATCACAGGTACAAAATAAAGTAAAAAAACCTGAGTTATGGATTAAATTCTGCATAATTAACTGATAATCAATCGTCATTGCGAAATTTTGAGAGGAACGAACAAAATTGTGGCAATCTCAAACTATGAACTGCTATAAAGTAGATTACCTGTCTGCCGACAGGTAGACTTCGCTACTTTCATTCGCTCGTAAAGACGCTCTTTTTCTAATAATTGCTAGTTTATTCAAACTATTCTAATCCATAACTCAGGTTAAAAAATAGTCTTTTTGTAACGGTGTTCTTCGTCCTTCCGTAATTTTGAGAACGAAAAATATACAGAATCTATTCTTCTATTAAATATTTTTCTAGAATGACGCCCAAATGAACAATGAGTTTTAGTTAATAATTTCTTCTAGTAATTGCTTGGCAAAGTATGGTGCTAGTGAAACACCTTTAGTACCAAATCCGTTTAAAATATATAAATTTGGAATTGATTCGTGTTTGCCTACAAATGGTCGTCTGTCTTTTGTGGTAGGACGAATGCCTGCTTTTTCTTCTACAATAGTATATTCACATTGAATAAGTTTATGCAATTTTTGTAGCAATTCTGTTTTTCCATTTTCGGTCATACTTTCACTTAAATCATTCCAAACAAAAGTAGTGCCTACATTGTATAAATCATTTCCTAGTGGTACTATAAATAT
Above is a genomic segment from Chitinophagales bacterium containing:
- a CDS encoding CDP-alcohol phosphatidyltransferase family protein, coding for MIKHIPNSLTIFNLLCGITAIIFCLYGDYNKVPILMALALLADFLDGFVARALKVKSDIGAQLDSLADMVTFGVLPAIMIYTMLSYKSILPPMETTANILQYELPLNITTPYAFIALVYAMAACWRLAKFNIDTRQTENFIGVATPAAAIFVLGLYMSFNTVYVNHLDWFYHHKGMLDGFIYHLPLTIVFKSSVIIVYTLLISFLMVSEIPFFSLKGNPFKNKWFLAVIVLSLPMPFLLGWMSLSKIIGIYIFINIIKFFVDRNKVKKEI
- a CDS encoding DUF389 domain-containing protein, producing the protein MSINPIKSILKSYFDLRIDQLNETLIVSNIKQASEFKGTNLWALIAAILIASVGLNMNSTAVIIGAMLISPLMGPIIGIGYALATFNLEMFKQAAKNFLTFVIISVVTASIYFWISPFKEMGSEITGRTFPTAYDVLIAFFGGVAGIVAFTRKEKSNIIPGVAIATALMPPLCVAGFGIANFNFSCFAGATYLFIINCVMIAFATFMVSKVIFRVPNFVYAEGISKKRINTIFYLIILLTIIPSIYMGYTLVQKTKFTENTKNYVADEIENKNIPVLKYNSSYTKNEIEVFTLSDIDSNVQKIIIENSEFYGLKNPSIKFKSAKEYIAQSSEKETADQQKIVALQDSLVAYQNLQAAIHNQNQEEKDILTELHAIEPKVKAFGIIDMNFVDASKTHIPLFIVTDDMIPKEMESSIRRYLVTKFPNDSISINYKLIKNY